Proteins co-encoded in one Carassius gibelio isolate Cgi1373 ecotype wild population from Czech Republic chromosome A15, carGib1.2-hapl.c, whole genome shotgun sequence genomic window:
- the LOC128029473 gene encoding sodium-dependent serotonin transporter: MEMKQPMIENREDGGEQEKEQESHENGRLVADSIVEKCQKSCSGPGQVSNGYSSTSPQSPREGAGAGMDRGSTPGAFRTLVVQQTSLDPPRETWSKKMDFLLSVIGYAVDLGNVWRFPYICYQNGGGAFLLPYLLMAVFGGVPLFYMELALGQFHRSGCISIWKHICPIFKGIGFAICIIALYIAFYYNTIMAWALYYLLSSFRTTLPWTTCNNIWNTPNCTHYLSTDLNVSWTDNSISPAEEFYIRQVLQVHLSPGLHQLGWVSWQLALCLLFIFTVVYFSIWKGVKTSGKVVWVTATFPYLVLLILLIRGATLPGAWRGVVFYLKPDWGKLLTTSVWLDAAAQIFFSLGPGFGVLLAYASYNPFHNNCYKDALITSSVNCLTSFLSGFVIFTVLGYMAEMRQQGVETVAKDAGPSLLFIIYAEAIANMPAATFFAIIFFLMIIMLGLDSTFAGLEGVITAMLDEFPHLLARRREWFVLGLVCVCYLGALSTLTYGGAFVVKLFEEYATGPAVITVVFLEVIAVSWFYGTTRFCNDVQLMLGFAPGVFWRVCWVAICPCFLLFIIGSFLAFPPEVRLFDYLYPFWTTVLGYCIGLSSFICVPSYMVYHLVTTKGTFKQRLLKSITPEASGSSGPQRDTIVITNAV, translated from the exons ATGGAGATGAAACAACCAATGATAGAGAACCGAGAGGATGGGGGAGAGCAGGAGAAAGAACAGGAGTCACACGAAAACGGAAGGCTGGTTGCGGACAGCATTGTGGAGAAGTGTCAGAAATCCTGCTCCGGGCCTGGGCAGGTCTCCAACGGTTATTCCAGCACATCCCCACAAAGCCCCAGGGAAGGTGCAGGTGCTGGGATGGACAGAGGCAGCACCCCTGGGGCATTCAGGACTCTGGTGGTCCAGCAGACCAGCTTGGATCCACCTAGGGAGACCTGGAGCAAAAAGATGGACTTCTTGCTGTCGGTGATCGGGTATGCAGTGGACCTGGGCAATGTGTGGCGCTTTCCCTACATCTGCTACCAAAACGGAGGGG GTGCCTTTCTTCTGCCGTACCTGCTGATGGCAGTGTTTGGTGGCGTGCCGCTGTTCTACATGGAACTGGCTTTGGGCCAGTTTCACCGCAGCGGGTGTATCTCCATCTGGAAACACATCTGCCCCATCTTCAAGG GTATAGGCTTTGCCATATGCATCATTGCACTCTACATTGCCTTCTACTATAATACCATAATGGCCTGGGCTCTGTACTACCTCCTGTCTTCCTTTCGTACCACGCTACCCTGGACCACCTGCAACAATATATGGAACACTCCCAACTGCACCCACTACCTGTCCACCGACTTGAATGTCTCCTGGACTGACAACTCCATCTCTCCGGCTGAAGAGTTCTATAT ACGGCAGGTCTTGCAGGTTCATCTGTCCCCTGGTCTTCATCAGCTGGGCTGGGTGAGTTGGCAGCTAGCCCTCTGTCTGTTATTCATCTTCACTGTTGTGTACTTCAGCATCTGGAAGGGGGTCAAGACCTCTGGCAAG GTAGTGTGGGTGACGGCTACATTTCCGTACCTAGTGTTGCTGATCCTGTTGATAAGAGGGGCCACCCTGCCCGGAGCATGGAGAGGAGTGGTCTTCTACCTGAAACCAGATTGGGGCAAACTTTTAACCACGTCA GTTTGGCTTGATGCGGCTGCACAGATCTTCTTCTCTTTGGGTCCAGGCTTTGGTGTCCTCCTGGCCTACGCGAGCTACAATCCCTTTCATAACAACTGCTACAA AGATGCGTTGATCACAAGCTCAGTGAACTGTTTGACTAGTTTCCTATCAGGCTTTGTGATCTTCACCGTGCTGGGCTACATGGCAGAGATGCGCCAACAAGGTGTGGAGACTGTAGCTAAAGATGCTG GTCCCAGTCTGCTCTTCATCATCTATGCTGAGGCTATTGCCAATATGCCGGCTGCTACGTTCTTCGCCATCATATTCTTCCTCATGATAATTATGCTGGGGCTGGATAGCACG TTTGCAGGTCTGGAAGGGGTAATTACAGCCATGTTGGATGAGTTCCCCCACCTGTTGGCCAGGAGAAGAGAATGGTTTGTGCTCGGCCTTGTGTGCGTCTGTTATTTGGGAGCCCTCTCCACTCTTACCTAC GGAGGTGCGTTTGTTGTAAAACTATTTGAGGAGTATGCCACAGGCCCTGCTGTTATCACCGTAGTCTTCCTCGAGGTCATTGCAGTTTCCTGGTTCTACG GGACGACACGTTTCTGCAACGACGTGCAGCTGATGCTTGGCTTTGCCCCTGGTGTGTTTTGGAGGGTCTGCTGGGTAGCCATCTGTCCCTGCTTCCTATTG TTCATTATTGGGAGTTTCCTGGCATTCCCTCCCGAGGTGAGGCTGTTTGACTACTTGTACCCTTTCTGGACCACAGTTCTCGGCTACTGTATTGGTCTCTCCTCCTTCATCTGTGTGCCTTCTTACATGGTCTATCATCTAGTCACCACCAAAGGGACCTTCAAACAG CGTCTACTAAAGAGCATTACCCCTGAGGCTTCAGGGTCCAGCGGCCCTCAGAGAGACACTATTGTCATCACCAATGCCGTGTGA